TGCCAGCAGCGCGCGTTCGATGGCGCTTACGTGCTTCTGCACGACGCGGCGCGTGGTGTACAGCGTGTCGCCTTCCGCTTGCAACGTCACGAGCTTGCGGGCCGCAGCGGTGGCTTTCAGGCATTCGGAAACGGCTTCTGCGGGCAGGCCCAGCCCGCGTGCCAGCGAAGCGGCGCTTGCGGGGAATTCCTCGCGTTCCACCGCAGCTTGCACGGCCGTGGCAATGTCGCCGTCGCGTAGCGCGTCGAGCATGGCGCGGTCGACGTCGGTAAGGTTCGTGCGCCTACGCGGATGCGCCATCAGGATGCGGCCACCGCCGGCTACCTGCACGGGCGAGTACGTGCGCACGATGAATCGGTCGCTGCTGGCAACGGGCAGGGGCTCTTCCAGGCGAATCTGCGCGTACGTGCTCTCTCCCGAGGCCAGCGCCTTCTTGCCGTCGCAGAACAGCACGCGTCCCAGCACCTCGCGGGTGCCGTGCGCCACGTGCATGCGCGCGCCCGTTTCCAGGGGCTTGCCGGTTTTGGCGGTGTCGAGGTAGGTGAAGAACGCGTCGAAGCGGTCGCTCGTGGCCAGCGTGCCAGGTTCGGCCAGGAAGTCGCCGGGGGCGATCTGGCTGGTGGAAAGGTCGGGCAGGTTCAGCGCCACGCGGTTGCCGGCGCAGGCTGCCTCTACGGGCGTGTCGTGCATCTGCACCGAGCGGATGCGGCTCGTCTTGCCACTGGGAAGCACTTCCACGGAACCGCCTACGCGCGCCTCGCCGCTCCACAGCGTGCCCGTGATCACGGTGCCCGCGCCCTTGATGGTGAACACGCGGTCTACCGGCAGGCGCAGGGCGCGATGCTGACGTGCGGGTTCCACGCCCGAGCATGCGCGCTGGATGGCGGCGCGCACCTCTTCCACGCCCGTGCCCTCGACGGAGCTCACGGGGATGATTTCTGCCTGAGCGTAGGGCGTATTCTGCAGGAACGAGCGAATCTCGTCGCTCATGAAGGCGATCCAGTCGTCGTCGACCAGGTCGGCCTTGCTCAGGGCCACGACGCAGGCGGGGACGCCCAGCGTTTCCAGAACGGCAACGTGCTCGATGGTTTGCGGCATGATGCCGTCGTCGGCGGCGATGACCAGCAGCGCCACGTCGATGCCGGTGGCGCCCGCGATCATCTGGCGCACGAAACGCTCGTGACCAGGCACGTCCACCACGCCCATGGTGCGGCCGTCGGGCAGTTCCAGCTGGGCGAATCCAAGCTCGATGGTGATGCCGCGCTTCTTTTCCTCGCGCAGGCGGTCGGGGTCGGTGCCCGTAAGCGCCAGCGTGAGCGACGATTTGCCGTGGTCGATGTGGCCGGCGGTGCCCAGTACCAGATGGGGTGCGTTTGCCATGGCTTATTCTCCTAGGCGATCGAAGTAGGCCGAAACGCCCTGGGCGATGGCCTCGATTTCATCGTTGTCAAGCAGCGTGCGCGCGTCGAATAGAAGACGTTCGTGGGAAAGGCGTGCCACGATGGGTACGGGGCAGCGCTTCACCAGGTATTCGTCGGCGCCCTGCGCGTCGCCCCGCAGGAAGCGCACTTCCACGCAGAACGTGGGGATGTCATACATGGGCAGCGCGCCGCCGCCGGCACGTGAGGTTTCGGGCACGATGTCCACTGCGATATTGCCGGGGTGTACCGTCGCCAGCAGCGCGCTCTTCAGCTGCTCGGCGCGCTCTGCCACGGATTCGGCGCTTTCGGTGAGCATGCGCAGCGTGGGGATGCGCGTCTTGGCGTCGTCGCCCAGGTACAGACGCAGCGTGGCTTCCAGCGCGGCAATGGTCATCTTGTCCAGGCGCAGCGCGCGGGCAAGGGGGTTCTTTTTCAGGCGGTCGATGAGTTCTTTGCGGCCGCAGATGATGCCTGCCTGCGGGCCGCCCAGCAGCTTGTCGCCGCTGAACGACACCAGGTCGGCGCCAGCCTTCAGCGACTGGGCCACGGTGCTCTCGGCGCGCTTGCCGAAGCTTTCCTCCAGGTGCTCGAATGCGCCCGAGCCCTGGTCTTCGTATACCATGATGGGCTCGCCTTCGCGCTTCGCGTTTTCCGCGTCGGCCAGGGCGCGCAGCTGTTGGATGCTCACTGTCTCGGTGAAGCCCTGGATGAGGAAGTTGCTGGGGTGCACCTTCAGCAGCATGGCGGTGTCGGGCGTGATGACGCTCTCGTAGTCCTCGATGTGCGTCTTGTTCGTGCAGCCCACGTCGATCATGCGCGCGTTCGACATCTCCATGATGCTGGGAATGCGGAACGAGCCACCGATTTCCACGAGCTCGCCGCGCGAGACGATGGCCTCGTGCCCGCGGGCAAATTCGGCGAGCACCATGAGCACGGCTGCGGCGTTGTTGTTGACGGCGATGGCGGCCTCGGCGCCCGTGAGCGCGCAGACCAGACTTTCGTAGTGGTCGTGCCTGCTGCCGCGGGCCATCTTGTTGATGCTGTATTCCAGGGTGGAGTAGCCGGTGATGGCGTCGTTTACGGCGGCCACGGCTTCGGGTGCCATGACGCTGCGGCCCAGGTTCGTGTGGATGACCACGCCCGAGGCATTGATGACGCGGCGCAGCGAGGGGCGCTGCAGGGCAAGCGCGGCGCGGGCGGATGCGTCGGCCACGGCCTGCAGGGTCACGACGGGGGTTTCCCCGTTCAGGATGCGCTGGCGCAGCCCGTCGATGCTCGAGCGCACGGCGTCGGCGGCAATGGAATGCGGAACCAATTCCAGCATGGCCTTCATGTAGTCATGTTTCAGCACTTCCTCTACCTGGGGAAGTGCGCGTAGGAGTTCGCGGGATGCGTTTTCCATGAACGGCTCCTTCTGCATTTTCGTGGGCTGTTCGCCGTGCGTTGTGCTGATTGCAAATATAAGCATCGTAGCGCATTGGCGCAGGTGCGTCTTTGTTATTTAGGAAACGGTATGAACCCTTCCCATTAGTCCGCGCGGATGTATAATCACCGCAGCAATGCGATGCCCGACGTTCGGGAATTCTGCAAATCGCATGCCATGTTTTGCCTGCGCGCCATTTCTGCTGGCGTCGCAAAAGCCGTCCGACGAGAACGGCTGTTTTTCCATACCCCCCATTTTTTGCGTTAGGCGCTGCTGGCGCTCGTGCGTTGCGCGCCGGAAGGAGAAGCACATGGTAGACCGTCATCCTATGTGGAAAGACCTCGGAATGGATCTGGAAACGCACGATCAGCTGTGCGCGGTATTGCCCACCGCGTTTGGCGACGTGTACCTTTCCCAGGAAAACCGTCCCGAGGGCATGGCGTTCTGGGACATGGTGGTTGCCGACGTTCATGGCATTCGCCCGGCAGAGCTCATCGAGGAGCAGAAGAAGGGCCGCAAGGTATTCGGCACCTTCTGCACGTACGTTCCCGACGAAGTGGTCGTGGCGTGCGATGGCATCGTGACGGGCCTGTGCGGTGGTAGCCAGTTCTGGGTGCCGGAAGGCGAAAAGCACCTGCCTGCCGACGTGTGCCCGCTCATCAAGGCTAGCCTGGGCGCTCGCTTGGGCAAGACGTGCCCGTTCTTCCGCATCGTCGACCAGATCGTGGGCGAGACCACGTGCGATGGCAAGAAGAAGATGTACGAGATCATGGCCAAGGACGTGCCCATGCACATCATGGAGCTTCCCCACATGAAGCGTGATGTCGACGTGGCTCGCTTTGCCCAGGAAATCGCCCTGTTCGCGAAGAACGTCGAAGAGGTTACGGGCAACGAGCTCACGGCCGAGAAGCTCGCTGAGGCCATCGACATCATCAACAACCGCCGCAAGGCGCTGGCCCGCGTGTACGAGACGCGCAAGGACCCCGACACCATTCCCATTTCGGGTACCGACGCTCTGCTCATGATGCAGATCGCCTTCTTCGACGACCCCGTTCGCTGCGCCGAGATGGCCAACAAGCTGGCCGACGAGCTGGAGCAGCGCCTGGTCGACAAGGTAAGCGTGTTCCCCGCAGGCACCAAGCGCATCCTGCTCACGGGCACGCCGCTGGCCATTCCCAACTGGAAGCTGCACCACATTATCGAAACCTCGGGTGCCGCTATCGTGTGCGAGGAAAACTGCACGGGCACCAAGTTCTTCACGAATCTGGTCGACGATTCCGCAACCACTCTGGAAGGCCAGTTCCAGGCGCTGGCGGAACGCTACATGAAGATCAACTGCGCCTGCTTCACGCCGAACGAGGCGCGCATCCAGGAAGTCATTCAGCTGGCCAAGGACTACCACGTCGACGGCGTGATCAACCAGAACCTGAAGTTCTGCACCACGTTCAAGGTGGAAGCACCTGCCCTGGAAGACGCTCTGGAAGAGGCGGGCATCCCCGTGCTCAACATCGAAACCGATTACACCGACAACGACGCCGAGCAGCTGCGTACGCGTATTGGCGCGTTCGTGGAGATGCTGGGGGAATAGTCAGTGAGCAGTCTGGTCGAGCGCATCGAAGCCGTGCGTCGCGAAAGCGGCGGGGTGGTGGACGTCTATGTGATGTTCGATAGCCATACCGACGCCATGGCCATGCACGAAGCCGCGCGCAGCCAGGGCCTGCATACGCGCATATCTACGGCGCCGCGCGCAATCAAGGCGTCGTGTGGAGTAACCGTGCTCGTATCTGCCAGCGAAGCCGTTGCGCTAGAATCGTTGGCAGGCGAGCTCGGTTTGCCCTACGAAAGTTTCAATCCGCTCCCGCGCCAATTCGACGCGCGACGCGATACGTATTGCTAGTAGTTCGTGCGGTGTGCGAACGGAAAGAAGGTTTGCATGGAACTGAAAGTTGATGCTCGCGGCGATGCGTGCCCCATTCCCGTGGTGAAGACCAAGCAGGCGCTTGGCACCATCGACGAAGGCGTGGTGGAAGTGCTCGTCGACAACGAGACGGCCGTGCATAACCTGGAAAACCTGGCGAAGAGCCAGAACTGCGAGTTCGCCTCCGAGCAGCAGGCCGAAGACCTGTTCGTGGTGAAGGTCACCAAGACGGCTGGTTCCGCTGCTGCCCCGGTTGCGCCTGCTGGCCAGGCGGGCAAGCGCGTGGTCGTGCTTTCCGGCGAGCATATGGGCCAGGGCGACGACGTTCTGGGCGGCAACCTCATGAAGGCGTTCGTGTTCGCGCTTACCCAGCAGGATGCCCTGCCCGACACGGTGCTGCTGTACAACGGCGGTGCGCATCTTTCCTGCGAGGGCTCCCCGGTGCTCGACGACCTGAAGGCCCTTGCTCAGGCGGGTACCGAAATCCTTACGTGCGGCACGTGCCTGAAGCATTACGGCATCGAAGACAAGCTTGCCGTGGGCGAGGTCACGAACATGTACGTCATCGTGCAGAAGCAGCTCGAGGCGGGCGTCGTCGTTCGTCCGTAACGTGGTGCAACTGTGATCTATTTCGATAACGCGGCTACTACCATGCAGAAACCGCCCGAGGTTGCTCGGGCGGTTGCCCAGGCCATCAACCAGTTTGGTGGCGTGGGCCGTGGCGCTCACGATGCCGCGCTTTCCGCCGATATGGCGGTCTACATTGCGCGCAAGCGCATTGCCCAGCTGCTGGGCGCCCCCAGCGCCAAGCATGTGGCGTTCATGCTCAACGTCACCGAGGCGCTCAACGCGGTCATCTCGGGCCTGCTGCGCGCGGGCGATCATGCGGTAACCACGGCGGCTTCGCATAATTCCGTGCTGCGCCCGCTTTACCGCAAGCAAGACGAAGAGGGCGTGGGCCTATCCATCTTGCCCGTTGCGCCCGATGGCTCCATCTCGTACGAGGAATTCGATGCGCTGTTTACCCCGCAGACCAAGCTGGCGGTGGTCACGCATGCCAGCAATCTTACGGGCGACGTGTACGACATTGCCCGCATGGCGCGCATCGCGCACGAACACGGTGCGCTCATCTGCGTCGATGCTGCCCAGACGGCGGGCGTGTATCCGCTTTGCATGGCAGAATGCGGCGTCGACATCCTAGCCTTCACGGGGCATAAGGGCCTTATGGGGCCGCAGGGCACGGGTGGCCTGTGCCTGGCAGAGGGCATCGACCTTCCGCATTACAACGTGGGCGGCAGCGGCACGCATAGCTATGATCGCCAGCATCCGCTGTTTTTGCCCGAGCGCTTGGAGGCGGGTACGCTCAACGCGCATGGCATCGCGGGCCTTTCCGAGGGCGTTGCCTTTATCCAGAACGTGGGCGTAAGCGCCGTGTGCGCGCACGAAAAGGCGCTTGCCCAGCGGTTTGCGCAATCCGCGCGCGCTATTTCCGGGGTGCGCCTGTATGGCGGCGGTGCCGCCGATTCCGTGGGCATCGTTGCCCTGAATGTGGCCGATGTCGATTCGTCGGTCGTATCCGACGTGCTTTCCCGCGATTTTGGCATTTGCACGCGTCCGGGCGCCCATTGCGCTCCTCTTATGCACGAGGCCCTGGGTACCAGCGAGCAGGGTGCAGTGCGGTTCAGTTTCGGATATTTCAATACGGAAGCGGAAGTCGACGAGGGCATTCAGGCGTTGAGCCAGATTGCCGCCTCGATCGCCTAGCATTCCGCTGCAAGAGTAGGTGAATTGCATGCCTGTTGCGCAGAAGCGCCAGAAGACCCCGAAAGTCGTTATCACGTTCGCATCCACGGGCGATGCCATGGCGGCCGAGGATGCCGCGCGCACGCATGGCCTGCCTGGTCGCATGATTCCGGTTCCCAGCGAGATTTCCGCAGGTTGCGGGCTTTCGTGGGCTGCCGATGCGGCCGATGAGGAGGCGTTGCTCGCGGGCATTGCCGAACATGGCGTGGCCCACGAGGGCGTGTTCCACGTAGATTTGTATTAGGAGAGCCATGTACGCAATTGGCATTGACATTGGCAGCACTGCGGCCAAGGCGGCCGTGCTGCAAGACGGCGCGTTGGTCTATACCGTGGTGGAGCCCACGGGCTTTTCCAGCGTGGAGGCATCGGAGCGGCTTTCGGCGCGTCTTGCCGAAGCGGGGTTTCCCACAGACGGCGCCGCTTCGGTGGTGTCCACGGGGTATGGCCGCGTTGCCGTGCCCTACGCAAGCAAGAACGTCACCGAAATCACCTGCCATGGTAGGGGTGCGTCGTTCCTCTTTGGGGGAAACGGCCTGGTGATCGATGTGGGTGGCCAGGACACGAAGGTCATTTCGCTGGTGGATGGCAAGGTGCGCAAGTTCCTCATGAACGACAAGTGCGCCGCTGGCACGGGCAAGTTCCTGGAAATCATGGCCGATCGCATGGGCGTCAGCCAGGAGGAAATGGCCAACCTCGCCCGCGCGGGCCAGCCTACGCCCATTTCCAGCATGTGCACCGTCTTTGCGGAAAGCGAGGTCATCAGCCTCATTGGCAAGGGCGAACCGCGCGAGAACATCGCCAATGGCGTCATCGAATCGGTTTGCTCGCGCGTTGCCACGCTGGCGGGCGGCATGGCGGGGCAAGATTGCTATCTTACGGGCGGCTTGTGCGAAAACGCCTACGTGGTCGAGCGCTTGTCGTCGCATCTTTCGCGTTCGGTTTCCACGTGCCCCGAAGCGCGCTTCGCGGGCGCCATTGGGGCGGCTCTGTCGTAAGCGTGGTGCGGGCGTTGCGCGTGGCTATTTGCTCTCGTCTCGAGTACAATCATGCGCGTGTCATTTAACGGGAAGGATCGTTCATGGTGGAAAAGGATACGAAGAGCGCGCTCGCACTCGTTCCGTTCCTGACGTTTATCGTCATTTATTTGGGGGCGGGGATTATCCTGCAGGCGCAGGGCGTCGAGATGGCGTTTTACCAGTTCCCTGCGGTTACCGCCGTGTTCGTGGCGGCAATCGTCGCCTTTATTCTGTTCCATCGCCATGGCATCCACGAGAACTTTGCCACGTTTGCGCGTGGCGCAGGGAGCGAAGACATCATGACCATGCTCATGATCTTCCTGCTTGCGGGCGCGTTTTCCGAAGTAGCGGGGGCCATGGGAGGCATCGAATCCACGGTCAACCTGTGCGTTTCGTTCTTGCCTCCGGCGTGGCTCGTCGTGGGCATGTTCGTGATTTCGGCATTCCTCTCCACGGCAACGGGCACCTCCATGGGCACGCTCGGCGCACTCGTGCCTATTGCCCTGGGCATCGCGAATGCCGCTGGGCTCGACCTTTCCATCGTGGTTGCCTCGTGCATTGGCGGTGCCATGTTCGGCGACAACCTGTCCATGATTTCCGACACCACCATCGCCTCCACGCGCACGCAGGGCGTAGAGCTGAAGGACAAGTTCCGCGCGAACTTCTTCTGCGCGCTGCCCGCAGCGGTGCTCACCATCGTTCTCATGCTCGTTTTCGCGCCTATCGCCGCTACGGGTGCGGCAGAAGTTGGCAGCTACGATTTGCTGAAGGTGCTGCCCTATGTGCTGGTTCTGGTGCTCGCCCTGGTGGGACTGAACGTGTTTCTGGTGCTCGTTTCGGGCATCGCCGTGGCTGGCATCATTGGCATCGCGTATGGCGACCTTACCGTCCTGACCTTCTCCACCGAGATCTGGCTGGGCTTCCAGAACATGATCGAGGTGTTCATCCTCTCCATCTTCATTGGCGGCATTGCCGAGCTCACCAAGGAACATGGTGGCCTGAACTGGCTTATCGACAAGATTGGTGGGGCCTTGCGCGGCAAGCGCTCGGCGCAGGTGGGGCTGTGCGCCCTGGCCGGTCTTACCGATGCTGCAACCGCCAACAACACCATCGCCATTCTGGTGGATGGCGAAGTGGCGCGCGATATCAGCCAGAAGTATCGTATCGACCCGCGTCGTACCGCATCCATTCTGGACACCTTTACGTGCATCGTGCAGGGGCTCATTCCCTATGGTGCGCAGTTCCTGCTCGTGGTAAGCCTTACGGGTGGTGCGGTGAACATCCTCGATGTGATTCCCTACAACTTCTACCTGTTCCTGCTCGCCGTCTTCACGTTGCTCTCCATCTTCATTCCCGCGTACGAGAAGCTTACGCTGAAGGGCGAATGGGACTGGGAAGCGGGCAAGCCCGCAGGGGAGTAACCTGGGGTTTCCTAGCGAAGGAAGATCATTCCAGCCGGGCCGGCCATGACCTCGCCAATGCGCGCGGCATGACGGCCCGTTTCGTTGAAGAAGGCTTCGTCGAATGTATCTGCTTCTTCGGGGGCTACGGATACGAGCAGGCCACCCGAGGTTTGCGGGTCGCAGAGGACGCCCATGCGGTTGTCGAATTCGATTTCGTCGAGCGTGCCGCGCTTCACGAATGGTTCCGCCCAGCGCACGATGTTGAACGTCTTGCCGGGGCGGCAGTAATCGCTCGAGTGCTTGTACACGTTGTTGAACAGGGGAATGCTCTCCCAGTTCAGGCATGCGGACACGCCGCTGGGCTCCAGCATCTCGTGCAGATGGCCCGCCAGGCCAAAGCCGGTGATGTCGGTGGCGGCATGCGGATGTATTGCGCGCATGGCTGCGGCGCCCGCCTTGTTCAGTTCCATCATCGACTCGATGACGGGCCGCATGGTCTCGTCGGTCTCGCGACCCACGCGGAATGCCGCGTTCATAATGCCCGTGCCGATGGTCTTCGTGTAGAACAGCACGTCGCCTTCTTGGGCGCCGGCATTGCGAATGATGCGATCGGGGCGCACCGTGCCAAAGACCGACAGGCCGTACTTGGGTTCGTCGTCGTCGATGGAATGCCCGCCCACGGTGAACGCGCCGGCTTCGCGAACCTTGTCGCTGCCCCCGCGCATGACCTCGGCCACCACATCGGTTCCCAGGGAAACGGGGAAGGCCAGGATGTTCAGCGCGGTAAGCGGCGTGGCGCCCATGGCAAACACGTCGGAAAGCGCGTTGGCTGCGGCGATGGCCCCGAATTCGTACGGGTCGTCGACCACGGGCGTAAAGAAGTCGAGCGTGAGCACGGCGGCCGTGTCGTCGTTGATCTTGTACACGGCTGCATCGTCGCTCGTGTCGAAGCCCAGAAGCAGGTCGGGCGAGACGACGGGTGCAATCTTTTCCATTATCGTTTGGAGGTCTCCCGGACTCCATTTCGCGGCTCAACCGCCCTTTTGCGTGAGCTTGGTGAGCCTGATGCGCTCGCCTTCCTTGAATACGGGTTGGGGAATGCTGCAGCTTGCGAATTGTTCCATGGGGACACCTCCTTTCGTCGGGCATGAGTATAGCCTACGGCTCCCGCAAAGGATATGTGGGAATCGCTTTCAAACTGTGATATCACGGTTTCATCTTCGCTAATTGAGGTACAATCATCCCGCCGTCACGGAGATGGATGGGTCCTGGTGGGCCCCGCGGCCTTCAAAGCCGTTGTGAGGCACGCAGAATGTCTCGGGTGTGTTCGATTCGCACACGTCTCCGCCATTTTCTTTTCTTTCCCTTCAACTTTGTGTAGTACTACCATTGGTGTACCTTGGTGTCGTAGATGTTACGGGGCTGCCCTTACGTCCTGGTGAAGGGGCAGTGGTGGTATGGTCTCAGTAGGAAATCAGTAGTTGTGGTCAACCGTGGATAGGACGGCTTATCGTGAGTAACGAACAGTACAACCAGAATCCTGGTGCGCCGGTTCCCCCTGCAAGCGCGAATTCCCAGCCTCAGTCTGGGTATGCGCAGCCCGTGCAGCCGCAGCCGAGCCAGCAGGCTCCGCAGCAGCCGGCTCCGGCAGCGTATCAGAGCGGCTTCCAGACGGGGCAATCGTCGTACCAGCAGCCCAGCGCTCAGCCCGCTTCCGCCCAGCCCTATGGCGCGCAGCAGGCTCAGCAGACGGCGCGCCAGCCCTTCGCGGCAGCGCAGCCGCAGCAGGGCTACCAGCGGCCCGCGGCGCAACAGCCGTCCGTTCAGTCGCACGTGGGCAATCAGAAAACAGGCGGAGGGCGCACCTTCGGAGTTGCGTTTGCGGGGGCTGCATGCGCATGTGCCGTGGCCGCCCTCTGCTTGTTCGGGTACAACGCCGTAACGGGTGGTTCCGTGGGCAGCACCACGGTAACGCTGGGCTCCACGTCCAGCTCCACTATCTCGGCTTCCGACGACGATGCCACCTTGGCCGAAGCAGTTGCCGAAAAGGTTCTGCCTTCGATCGTGGCCATCGACGTCTATACCGACACGTCGGGAATGGGCAGCCTGCTGGGCTCGTCCTCTTCCAGCTCTTCGCTCACCCAGTCTTCGCTGGGTAGCGGCGTGATCATCTCCACCGATGGCTACATTCTCACCAACTATCACGTCATCGAATCGTCCGACGCCCTGAAGGTCACGGCCAATGGCGAAGAGTACGATGCCAAGGTAGTGGGCTACGATTCCACCACCGACCTGGCTGTTATCAAGATCGACGCAACCGACCTCACCGCCATTGAAATTGGCGATTCCTCTTCGCTGAAGGAAGGCCAGTGGGTTATGACGGCTGGCAGCCCGTTCGGTCTGGAGCAGTCGGTGGCAACGGGCATCGTTTCGGCCACCAATCGCACCATCACCGTGAGCAATTCCGATAGCTCGTATTCGGGCACGTCTTCGGCAACCGTTTACACGAACATGATCCAGACCGACGCGGCCATTAACCCCGGCAATTCCGGTGGTGCCCTGGTCGACGAGAATGGTGC
This genomic stretch from Denitrobacterium detoxificans harbors:
- the selB gene encoding selenocysteine-specific translation elongation factor, which encodes MANAPHLVLGTAGHIDHGKSSLTLALTGTDPDRLREEKKRGITIELGFAQLELPDGRTMGVVDVPGHERFVRQMIAGATGIDVALLVIAADDGIMPQTIEHVAVLETLGVPACVVALSKADLVDDDWIAFMSDEIRSFLQNTPYAQAEIIPVSSVEGTGVEEVRAAIQRACSGVEPARQHRALRLPVDRVFTIKGAGTVITGTLWSGEARVGGSVEVLPSGKTSRIRSVQMHDTPVEAACAGNRVALNLPDLSTSQIAPGDFLAEPGTLATSDRFDAFFTYLDTAKTGKPLETGARMHVAHGTREVLGRVLFCDGKKALASGESTYAQIRLEEPLPVASSDRFIVRTYSPVQVAGGGRILMAHPRRRTNLTDVDRAMLDALRDGDIATAVQAAVEREEFPASAASLARGLGLPAEAVSECLKATAAARKLVTLQAEGDTLYTTRRVVQKHVSAIERALLAFHAKNPQAIGIASEDLRRQSAPRCSASCFSALVREAEAAGKATHSGGHIGHPSAQGAAAAAIDDAATALLAVLDAEFATPPLRTDLFTQAGVDPRMGDKALNQLKRDGKVTKLDADLFFSETAIQKCAQAVRTYLEEHGEASVADLKDALGTTRKYAVPLLELLDARGITKREGNMRTLG
- a CDS encoding double-cubane-cluster-containing anaerobic reductase translates to MVDRHPMWKDLGMDLETHDQLCAVLPTAFGDVYLSQENRPEGMAFWDMVVADVHGIRPAELIEEQKKGRKVFGTFCTYVPDEVVVACDGIVTGLCGGSQFWVPEGEKHLPADVCPLIKASLGARLGKTCPFFRIVDQIVGETTCDGKKKMYEIMAKDVPMHIMELPHMKRDVDVARFAQEIALFAKNVEEVTGNELTAEKLAEAIDIINNRRKALARVYETRKDPDTIPISGTDALLMMQIAFFDDPVRCAEMANKLADELEQRLVDKVSVFPAGTKRILLTGTPLAIPNWKLHHIIETSGAAIVCEENCTGTKFFTNLVDDSATTLEGQFQALAERYMKINCACFTPNEARIQEVIQLAKDYHVDGVINQNLKFCTTFKVEAPALEDALEEAGIPVLNIETDYTDNDAEQLRTRIGAFVEMLGE
- the selD gene encoding selenide, water dikinase SelD, translating into MEQFASCSIPQPVFKEGERIRLTKLTQKGGUAAKWSPGDLQTIMEKIAPVVSPDLLLGFDTSDDAAVYKINDDTAAVLTLDFFTPVVDDPYEFGAIAAANALSDVFAMGATPLTALNILAFPVSLGTDVVAEVMRGGSDKVREAGAFTVGGHSIDDDEPKYGLSVFGTVRPDRIIRNAGAQEGDVLFYTKTIGTGIMNAAFRVGRETDETMRPVIESMMELNKAGAAAMRAIHPHAATDITGFGLAGHLHEMLEPSGVSACLNWESIPLFNNVYKHSSDYCRPGKTFNIVRWAEPFVKRGTLDEIEFDNRMGVLCDPQTSGGLLVSVAPEEADTFDEAFFNETGRHAARIGEVMAGPAGMIFLR
- the yedF gene encoding sulfurtransferase-like selenium metabolism protein YedF — translated: MELKVDARGDACPIPVVKTKQALGTIDEGVVEVLVDNETAVHNLENLAKSQNCEFASEQQAEDLFVVKVTKTAGSAAAPVAPAGQAGKRVVVLSGEHMGQGDDVLGGNLMKAFVFALTQQDALPDTVLLYNGGAHLSCEGSPVLDDLKALAQAGTEILTCGTCLKHYGIEDKLAVGEVTNMYVIVQKQLEAGVVVRP
- a CDS encoding DUF3343 domain-containing protein — its product is MSSLVERIEAVRRESGGVVDVYVMFDSHTDAMAMHEAARSQGLHTRISTAPRAIKASCGVTVLVSASEAVALESLAGELGLPYESFNPLPRQFDARRDTYC
- a CDS encoding aminotransferase class V-fold PLP-dependent enzyme, translated to MIYFDNAATTMQKPPEVARAVAQAINQFGGVGRGAHDAALSADMAVYIARKRIAQLLGAPSAKHVAFMLNVTEALNAVISGLLRAGDHAVTTAASHNSVLRPLYRKQDEEGVGLSILPVAPDGSISYEEFDALFTPQTKLAVVTHASNLTGDVYDIARMARIAHEHGALICVDAAQTAGVYPLCMAECGVDILAFTGHKGLMGPQGTGGLCLAEGIDLPHYNVGGSGTHSYDRQHPLFLPERLEAGTLNAHGIAGLSEGVAFIQNVGVSAVCAHEKALAQRFAQSARAISGVRLYGGGAADSVGIVALNVADVDSSVVSDVLSRDFGICTRPGAHCAPLMHEALGTSEQGAVRFSFGYFNTEAEVDEGIQALSQIAASIA
- the selA gene encoding L-seryl-tRNA(Sec) selenium transferase, with amino-acid sequence MENASRELLRALPQVEEVLKHDYMKAMLELVPHSIAADAVRSSIDGLRQRILNGETPVVTLQAVADASARAALALQRPSLRRVINASGVVIHTNLGRSVMAPEAVAAVNDAITGYSTLEYSINKMARGSRHDHYESLVCALTGAEAAIAVNNNAAAVLMVLAEFARGHEAIVSRGELVEIGGSFRIPSIMEMSNARMIDVGCTNKTHIEDYESVITPDTAMLLKVHPSNFLIQGFTETVSIQQLRALADAENAKREGEPIMVYEDQGSGAFEHLEESFGKRAESTVAQSLKAGADLVSFSGDKLLGGPQAGIICGRKELIDRLKKNPLARALRLDKMTIAALEATLRLYLGDDAKTRIPTLRMLTESAESVAERAEQLKSALLATVHPGNIAVDIVPETSRAGGGALPMYDIPTFCVEVRFLRGDAQGADEYLVKRCPVPIVARLSHERLLFDARTLLDNDEIEAIAQGVSAYFDRLGE
- a CDS encoding DUF3343 domain-containing protein, coding for MPVAQKRQKTPKVVITFASTGDAMAAEDAARTHGLPGRMIPVPSEISAGCGLSWAADAADEEALLAGIAEHGVAHEGVFHVDLY
- a CDS encoding acyl-CoA dehydratase activase — encoded protein: MYAIGIDIGSTAAKAAVLQDGALVYTVVEPTGFSSVEASERLSARLAEAGFPTDGAASVVSTGYGRVAVPYASKNVTEITCHGRGASFLFGGNGLVIDVGGQDTKVISLVDGKVRKFLMNDKCAAGTGKFLEIMADRMGVSQEEMANLARAGQPTPISSMCTVFAESEVISLIGKGEPRENIANGVIESVCSRVATLAGGMAGQDCYLTGGLCENAYVVERLSSHLSRSVSTCPEARFAGAIGAALS
- a CDS encoding Na+/H+ antiporter NhaC family protein is translated as MVEKDTKSALALVPFLTFIVIYLGAGIILQAQGVEMAFYQFPAVTAVFVAAIVAFILFHRHGIHENFATFARGAGSEDIMTMLMIFLLAGAFSEVAGAMGGIESTVNLCVSFLPPAWLVVGMFVISAFLSTATGTSMGTLGALVPIALGIANAAGLDLSIVVASCIGGAMFGDNLSMISDTTIASTRTQGVELKDKFRANFFCALPAAVLTIVLMLVFAPIAATGAAEVGSYDLLKVLPYVLVLVLALVGLNVFLVLVSGIAVAGIIGIAYGDLTVLTFSTEIWLGFQNMIEVFILSIFIGGIAELTKEHGGLNWLIDKIGGALRGKRSAQVGLCALAGLTDAATANNTIAILVDGEVARDISQKYRIDPRRTASILDTFTCIVQGLIPYGAQFLLVVSLTGGAVNILDVIPYNFYLFLLAVFTLLSIFIPAYEKLTLKGEWDWEAGKPAGE